The following coding sequences lie in one Streptomyces sp. NBC_00510 genomic window:
- a CDS encoding Lrp/AsnC family transcriptional regulator, with product MDEIDTAILRELQSDARKTNREVAAAVGVSPTTALDRTRALRRRGIIRGAILDVDLAAIGRPVQALIAVRVRPPSRTVIESFRTWVSALPDTLGVYVTSGTEDFLIHVAVPDNNALYAFVIDQLTQRPEIADVRSSIVYEHITNTRITPGPGPAG from the coding sequence CTGGACGAGATTGATACGGCGATCCTGCGGGAACTGCAGTCGGATGCACGGAAGACCAACAGGGAGGTGGCCGCGGCGGTCGGGGTCTCTCCCACCACCGCCCTCGACCGCACCCGGGCCCTGCGCCGCCGCGGCATCATCCGCGGCGCGATCCTCGACGTCGACCTCGCGGCGATCGGCCGCCCGGTCCAGGCCCTCATCGCGGTGCGGGTCCGGCCTCCGTCCCGCACGGTCATCGAGAGCTTCCGCACCTGGGTCAGCGCGCTGCCCGACACGCTCGGCGTCTACGTGACCTCAGGCACGGAGGACTTCCTCATCCATGTCGCGGTCCCCGACAACAACGCGCTCTACGCGTTCGTCATCGACCAGCTCACCCAGCGCCCCGAGATCGCGGACGTGCGCTCCTCGATCGTCTACGAGCACATCACCAACACCCGGATCACGCCGGGCCCCGGCCCCGCCGGGTGA
- a CDS encoding NAD(P)-dependent alcohol dehydrogenase has translation MPFVVPALAAAGPDAPVELTTIERRDPGPHDVVIDIAYTGICHTDIALLRNHWMEGLFPMVPGHEITGTVVATGPDVTRYTVGDRVGVGCYVDSCRTCVNCLKGEEQHCLKGEVITYGALDYDKQPTFGGYSRRIVVDENYVLRIPDGLALDVAAPLLCAGVTMYAPLRRWGAAAGRKVAVVGMGGLGHIGVKMAHAMGAEVTVLSRSLSKREDGLRFGADGYVSTEDGSYVRDHGQSFDLIVNTVSGAIDTNAYLGLLRLDGVLVNAGVTAEAATFQGMLLGSPRRIITSTKNGSIRENQEMLDFCASHGIAADIETVPADRVNTALERLDRGDVRYRFVIDVSTLGASR, from the coding sequence ATGCCTTTCGTCGTTCCCGCCCTCGCCGCAGCCGGCCCCGACGCGCCGGTCGAGCTCACGACCATCGAGCGCCGTGACCCGGGCCCTCACGACGTCGTCATCGACATCGCGTACACCGGCATCTGCCACACCGACATCGCCCTTCTGCGCAACCACTGGATGGAAGGCCTCTTCCCCATGGTCCCGGGCCACGAGATCACCGGGACCGTCGTCGCGACCGGCCCGGACGTCACCCGGTACACCGTCGGGGACCGGGTGGGCGTCGGCTGCTACGTCGACTCCTGCCGCACGTGCGTGAACTGCCTCAAGGGCGAGGAGCAGCACTGCCTCAAGGGCGAGGTCATCACCTACGGCGCGCTCGACTACGACAAGCAGCCCACCTTCGGTGGTTACAGCCGGAGGATCGTCGTGGACGAGAACTACGTCCTCCGCATCCCCGACGGGCTCGCCCTGGACGTCGCCGCCCCGCTGCTCTGCGCGGGGGTCACGATGTACGCGCCGCTGCGCCGCTGGGGCGCGGCGGCGGGCAGGAAGGTCGCCGTCGTCGGCATGGGCGGCCTCGGCCACATCGGGGTGAAGATGGCACACGCGATGGGCGCGGAGGTCACCGTGCTCAGCCGGAGCCTGTCCAAGCGCGAGGACGGTCTGCGGTTCGGAGCGGACGGCTACGTGTCCACCGAGGACGGTTCCTACGTCCGGGATCACGGGCAGAGCTTCGACCTGATCGTCAACACGGTGTCGGGCGCCATCGACACCAACGCCTACCTCGGACTGCTGCGCCTGGACGGCGTGCTGGTCAACGCGGGTGTCACCGCCGAGGCCGCCACCTTCCAGGGCATGCTGCTCGGCAGCCCGCGCCGGATCATCACCTCGACGAAGAACGGCAGCATCCGCGAGAACCAGGAGATGCTCGACTTCTGCGCGAGCCACGGCATCGCCGCGGACATCGAGACCGTGCCCGCGGACCGGGTCAACACCGCTCTGGAGCGGCTGGACCGCGGCGACGTGCGCTACCGCTTCGTCATCGACGTCTCCACCCTCGGGGCGTCGCGGTGA
- a CDS encoding helix-turn-helix transcriptional regulator — protein MDAERALRDFLVSRRAAIDPGQTGLPVGYGSRRVPGLRREEVAALAGVSVAYYTKLEQGRIGRISEEVLGAVEKALHLDQLECAHFRTLVRNAGSRPTPSAPPPVKARPGVVAMVHALDLPAMVHGPRLEVLAVNHTAGLLIDDFDAMPVKERNLARWTFLNPRARTVYPEWNKIAPQVAAALRQVAADRAADPVLEQLVGEIAVASPDFARYWAEYRLYEHSYGVKRFFNETVGEMSLHYETMALPGGRGQSVIVFRADRGSPSEEKLRILASWNVPAAEDADRHVRP, from the coding sequence ATGGACGCTGAGAGGGCCTTGCGGGACTTCCTCGTCTCCCGGCGGGCGGCGATCGACCCCGGGCAGACGGGACTGCCGGTCGGCTACGGCAGCCGACGGGTCCCGGGACTACGGCGCGAGGAGGTCGCGGCCCTCGCCGGCGTGAGCGTGGCCTACTACACGAAGCTGGAACAGGGGCGGATCGGCCGCATCTCCGAGGAGGTCCTCGGAGCGGTGGAGAAGGCACTCCACCTCGACCAGCTGGAGTGCGCGCACTTCCGCACGCTGGTACGGAACGCGGGAAGCCGGCCCACCCCCTCGGCGCCGCCCCCGGTGAAGGCCAGGCCGGGCGTCGTCGCCATGGTGCACGCCCTCGACCTGCCCGCCATGGTGCACGGGCCGCGACTGGAGGTGCTGGCGGTCAACCACACCGCGGGGCTCCTCATCGACGACTTCGACGCCATGCCCGTCAAGGAACGCAACCTCGCCCGCTGGACGTTCCTCAACCCCCGGGCCAGGACCGTCTACCCCGAGTGGAACAAGATCGCGCCCCAGGTCGCGGCGGCACTGCGCCAGGTCGCCGCGGACCGGGCGGCGGACCCCGTGCTGGAGCAGCTCGTGGGGGAGATCGCGGTGGCCTCGCCGGACTTCGCGCGGTACTGGGCGGAGTACCGGCTGTACGAGCACTCGTACGGCGTGAAGCGGTTCTTCAACGAGACCGTCGGCGAGATGAGCCTGCACTACGAGACGATGGCCCTGCCCGGCGGCAGGGGCCAGAGCGTCATCGTCTTCAGGGCCGACCGGGGCTCGCCGTCGGAGGAGAAGCTGCGCATCCTGGCCAGCTGGAACGTGCCCGCGGCCGAGGACGCCGACCGGCACGTCCGGCCGTAG
- a CDS encoding aminoglycoside phosphotransferase family protein yields the protein MDFEPILRAEHAFQQGLSAQEIQAIASRAFGAAARVDSAVELGLGMYNNTYRLTLAGQRRPVILRVAPEPRRQFVSERELMRNEYASVPWLSVVAPLMPRVIAADWSHEVIGRDWMVQSLLDGVPAPGHLDTYPRSAWPGFFRQLGAVARTVHAVRGPHFGPVTGPGYATWSEAVVASLEDIATDLDGVGLDAADLRKVAAVAIDHRAVLDEVTEPRMLAGDLWTVNVLIAEGSPEPRITGVLDMDRTLWGDPAADWTIHMARARPGSEREAFWDADGYGSPADSPAAVWRSHVYRARHIGAIRLEHHRLGNTDGVRGTYEDLAAVRAELA from the coding sequence GTGGACTTCGAGCCGATCCTGCGCGCCGAACACGCGTTTCAGCAGGGCCTGTCAGCGCAGGAGATCCAGGCCATCGCCAGCCGCGCCTTCGGGGCCGCGGCCCGGGTCGACTCGGCCGTGGAGCTGGGCCTGGGGATGTACAACAACACCTACCGCCTCACACTCGCCGGGCAGCGGCGGCCGGTGATCCTGCGGGTCGCCCCGGAGCCACGCAGGCAGTTCGTCTCCGAGCGGGAGCTGATGCGCAACGAGTACGCGAGTGTGCCGTGGCTGTCGGTGGTCGCCCCGTTGATGCCGCGCGTGATCGCCGCCGACTGGTCGCACGAGGTGATCGGGCGGGACTGGATGGTGCAGAGCCTGCTCGACGGTGTGCCGGCTCCGGGCCATCTGGACACATACCCCCGATCGGCATGGCCGGGCTTCTTCCGCCAACTGGGCGCGGTGGCCAGGACGGTGCACGCGGTGCGGGGCCCGCACTTCGGGCCGGTCACCGGTCCCGGGTACGCCACGTGGAGCGAGGCGGTCGTCGCCTCGCTCGAGGACATCGCCACCGACCTCGACGGCGTCGGCCTGGACGCGGCGGATCTCCGCAAGGTGGCGGCCGTGGCCATCGACCACCGCGCGGTGCTCGACGAGGTCACCGAGCCGCGCATGCTCGCCGGCGACCTGTGGACCGTGAACGTCCTGATCGCCGAGGGTTCTCCCGAGCCCCGGATCACCGGGGTCCTGGACATGGACCGGACCTTGTGGGGCGATCCGGCGGCGGACTGGACGATCCACATGGCGCGGGCCAGGCCCGGCAGCGAGCGGGAGGCGTTCTGGGACGCCGACGGCTACGGCTCACCGGCGGACTCACCCGCCGCGGTGTGGCGCTCCCACGTGTACCGGGCGCGTCACATCGGTGCGATCCGGCTGGAACACCATCGCCTGGGCAACACCGATGGCGTCCGCGGCACATACGAAGACCTGGCGGCCGTGCGGGCGGAACTGGCCTGA